The Bacillota bacterium genome has a window encoding:
- the ytvI gene encoding sporulation integral membrane protein YtvI yields MASQDNLNGKGTTRAWFVKTLQSIPKPIVYTVLLIIGGILLGRWIFPYTAPFVVAVVLAVVIMPVVDFLVLRLKLPRGLITLVVLLLLFALVLVIGASFLVRGFAELQDFVTSFQGSSFFNVNRFESWLQSYEALQEYIPANFAQIIREEVNEVSRAITDFARSLLGRVIDLAKNVPTILLYVAVTFLATFFFIRDRETISSALLQLLPQRYIGRTLEIWQGIVRGAMGYLRAQLTIVSINTLVSAVVFLILKASYFWFLVALMFIVDVIPLIGPGLIYYPWIAWSLLNRDFSTALILALGYGTALVIRQVLEPKLVGDRIGVHPLLTLFAMFVGARVLGVMGVVIGPFTVIVLKAVLTLPKRALE; encoded by the coding sequence ATGGCCAGTCAGGATAATCTCAACGGGAAGGGAACGACCAGAGCTTGGTTTGTTAAGACCCTGCAATCTATTCCTAAACCCATTGTATATACTGTTCTCCTGATAATCGGGGGCATACTGCTGGGTAGGTGGATCTTTCCCTATACGGCGCCCTTTGTCGTGGCGGTAGTACTGGCGGTGGTGATTATGCCCGTGGTAGATTTTCTCGTACTGCGGTTGAAACTGCCCCGGGGTTTGATCACCTTGGTGGTTCTTCTCCTCCTCTTTGCCCTCGTTCTGGTTATTGGGGCTAGCTTTCTAGTCCGAGGGTTTGCCGAGTTGCAGGACTTTGTCACCAGTTTCCAGGGTTCTTCCTTTTTCAATGTCAATCGCTTTGAAAGTTGGCTTCAATCCTATGAGGCACTCCAGGAGTACATTCCTGCCAACTTCGCCCAGATTATCCGTGAAGAAGTCAATGAAGTCAGCCGAGCCATCACTGATTTTGCCCGGTCCCTTTTGGGCCGGGTCATCGATTTGGCGAAAAACGTCCCGACGATCTTGCTCTATGTTGCCGTGACCTTTCTGGCTACCTTCTTTTTCATCAGGGATCGGGAGACCATCAGCTCTGCTCTGCTTCAGCTGTTGCCCCAACGATACATTGGGCGCACCCTGGAGATTTGGCAGGGAATTGTCCGGGGTGCTATGGGCTACCTGCGAGCCCAATTGACCATCGTCAGTATCAATACCCTAGTGTCCGCGGTGGTTTTTCTCATCCTCAAGGCTTCCTATTTTTGGTTTCTTGTTGCCTTGATGTTTATCGTTGATGTGATTCCCTTGATCGGGCCCGGGCTGATTTACTACCCCTGGATAGCCTGGTCCCTACTGAACAGGGATTTCAGTACGGCGCTGATCCTAGCCCTGGGCTATGGAACGGCTTTGGTGATTCGTCAGGTGCTAGAGCCGAAGTTAGTGGGGGACCGCATCGGGGTGCATCCTTTGCTGACCCTCTTTGCGATGTTTGTTGGTGCTAGAGTCTTGGGAGTAATGGGTGTGGTCATCGGTCCCTTTACCGTGATTGTACTCAAGGCAGTACTAACCTTGCCCAAGCGGGCTCTGGAGTAA
- a CDS encoding flavin reductase family protein — MFTDLQYDAKIAEVTYAMSHGGVFLTTSHQGRDNTMTIGWGSIGYYWGKPIFTVVVRNSRHSFNLLENSGEFTVSIPLDGSMREELRLCGTSSGRDIDKFAAYNLKTQAGTQVKVPIITQCDLHYECRVVYKSAMDPSQLAVDLDQRWYPQRDYHTFYHGEILACYGR, encoded by the coding sequence ATGTTTACCGATTTGCAATACGATGCCAAGATTGCCGAGGTTACCTATGCCATGAGTCACGGCGGCGTTTTCTTAACCACATCCCACCAAGGCAGGGACAACACCATGACCATCGGCTGGGGGAGCATCGGATACTACTGGGGAAAGCCCATCTTTACCGTGGTGGTGAGAAACTCCCGTCACAGCTTCAATTTGCTGGAAAACAGCGGTGAGTTTACCGTCAGTATCCCCCTGGATGGTTCAATGCGTGAGGAGTTGAGACTCTGCGGCACCTCCTCCGGTCGGGATATCGACAAGTTTGCCGCCTACAACCTCAAGACCCAGGCCGGAACCCAGGTAAAGGTCCCCATCATCACCCAATGTGATCTCCACTATGAGTGTCGGGTAGTATACAAATCTGCGATGGATCCCAGCCAATTGGCAGTAGACCTTGACCAGCGCTGGTATCCCCAAAGGGATTACCACACCTTCTACCACGGTGAGATCCTGGCCTGCTATGGTCGATAA
- a CDS encoding Gfo/Idh/MocA family oxidoreductase, whose amino-acid sequence MTKKLKVGIIGCGGIANGAHMPGYARLADKVELYAACDIIPERAERAKEQYDMKYMFEDFNEMLELDELDIISVCTPNDVHNPAAIAALKAGKHVLCEKPLARTPEEGREIIEEAEAAEKKGQKFTVGYMTRFGADTMLLKKMIDNGDLGDIYWARASYLRRRGVPTWGVFMDKEKQGGGPLIDIGTHILDLTLWLMDNYEPVTVLGSSYDYLGKQGGLGMGNRPWTGEEFEVEDFATGLITFKNGATVTLEASWALNIEEEVHNVVLSGTKAGAETHPMRVNGVKHDRMYTWAPKELRQQEKLHFLEIEHFVDCILKDEQPMVTGRQALVVTEILDAIYRSAATGKAIEL is encoded by the coding sequence ATGACCAAGAAGCTAAAGGTTGGAATTATCGGATGCGGTGGCATCGCCAATGGTGCCCACATGCCCGGGTATGCACGTTTGGCTGACAAAGTTGAGCTATATGCCGCCTGTGACATTATTCCGGAGCGGGCCGAGAGAGCCAAAGAACAGTACGATATGAAGTACATGTTCGAGGACTTCAATGAGATGTTGGAGCTCGACGAACTGGATATCATCAGCGTCTGTACTCCCAACGATGTTCACAACCCGGCAGCCATTGCTGCTTTGAAGGCCGGAAAGCACGTTTTGTGTGAGAAGCCCCTGGCCCGGACCCCGGAGGAGGGTCGCGAGATCATCGAAGAGGCAGAGGCTGCTGAGAAGAAGGGTCAGAAGTTCACCGTTGGGTATATGACTCGGTTCGGTGCCGATACTATGCTTCTGAAGAAGATGATCGACAACGGTGACCTTGGCGACATCTACTGGGCACGTGCTTCCTACCTGCGTCGTCGTGGTGTTCCCACCTGGGGCGTTTTCATGGACAAGGAGAAGCAGGGTGGTGGTCCTTTGATCGATATCGGTACCCACATCCTTGACCTGACCCTGTGGTTGATGGACAACTACGAGCCCGTTACCGTCCTTGGTTCCAGCTATGACTACCTCGGCAAGCAGGGCGGTCTGGGAATGGGCAACCGTCCCTGGACTGGCGAGGAGTTTGAGGTTGAGGACTTTGCTACCGGTCTGATCACCTTCAAGAACGGTGCAACGGTAACCTTGGAAGCCAGCTGGGCACTGAACATTGAGGAAGAGGTTCACAACGTAGTGCTCTCCGGTACCAAGGCTGGTGCCGAGACCCATCCGATGCGGGTCAACGGTGTCAAGCATGACCGGATGTACACCTGGGCTCCCAAGGAGCTGCGGCAGCAGGAGAAGCTGCACTTCCTGGAGATCGAGCACTTTGTTGACTGTATCCTCAAGGATGAGCAGCCCATGGTAACCGGCCGTCAGGCACTGGTAGTTACCGAGATCTTGGATGCTATCTATCGCTCTGCCGCCACCGGCAAGGCTATAGAACTCTAA
- a CDS encoding F420-0--gamma-glutamyl ligase: MVRTVGTTVRGIRAPLVREGDDLVNIVVDCVLRSAEAEGFTLRDRDIVGITESLVARTQGNYASIDDITADINSKFTKDKDIAVLFPILSRNRFAQILKGIANTGKKIYLLLSYPCDEVGNCLMDIDVMDEAGLNPHTDVLTETRYREIFGERVPHPFTGIDYVQMYKELGDNIEIILANDPRVALNYSKEILVANVHDRARTKRILIQAGAEKVYTLDQLLTEPRSSGGYHPEFGLLGSNSAGEDRLKLFPRDCPAVVREIQQVLKARTGKQIEVMVFGDGAFKDPRGRIWELADPVVSPGFTDGLMGTPNEIKLKYIVDTELAELSEEERIKAAKEKIRAKENNSVSQAAAMGTTPRQLTDLLGSLCDLTSGSGDKGTPIVLIQGYFDSYAAE, translated from the coding sequence ATGGTAAGGACAGTAGGTACGACGGTGAGAGGAATTCGCGCTCCTCTTGTTCGCGAAGGAGACGACCTGGTTAATATTGTGGTGGACTGCGTCCTTCGTTCCGCAGAGGCAGAAGGATTCACTCTTAGGGATAGGGATATCGTCGGGATTACCGAATCCCTGGTAGCCCGTACCCAAGGCAACTACGCATCCATCGACGACATTACTGCGGACATCAACAGCAAGTTCACCAAAGATAAAGATATTGCTGTCCTTTTCCCTATCCTGAGCAGAAACCGGTTTGCCCAAATCTTGAAGGGGATTGCCAACACAGGAAAGAAAATCTATCTCCTCCTAAGCTACCCCTGCGACGAGGTGGGGAACTGTCTGATGGATATCGACGTCATGGACGAGGCGGGATTGAATCCCCACACCGACGTATTGACGGAAACCCGGTACCGGGAGATTTTTGGCGAAAGAGTACCTCACCCCTTCACCGGCATTGACTATGTGCAGATGTACAAAGAGCTCGGTGACAATATTGAAATCATCCTGGCCAACGATCCCAGAGTGGCCCTTAACTACAGCAAGGAAATCTTGGTCGCCAACGTTCACGATCGGGCCCGTACCAAGCGCATCCTGATCCAAGCCGGTGCTGAGAAGGTTTATACCTTGGATCAGCTTCTGACGGAGCCCCGCAGCAGCGGAGGTTACCACCCGGAGTTTGGCCTGCTAGGCTCCAATAGTGCCGGTGAGGATCGGCTTAAGCTTTTCCCTCGAGACTGCCCAGCCGTTGTCCGAGAGATTCAGCAGGTACTAAAGGCTAGGACTGGAAAGCAAATCGAGGTTATGGTCTTTGGTGATGGGGCCTTCAAAGACCCCCGGGGTCGGATTTGGGAACTGGCAGATCCCGTAGTCTCTCCGGGCTTTACCGACGGACTGATGGGTACCCCCAATGAAATCAAGCTGAAGTATATCGTGGACACGGAACTGGCGGAGCTTTCCGAGGAAGAGAGAATTAAGGCAGCTAAGGAGAAGATCCGGGCCAAGGAAAACAACTCGGTGAGTCAGGCAGCGGCCATGGGCACCACACCCCGCCAACTGACGGATCTGCTGGGAAGTCTCTGTGACCTGACCAGCGGCAGCGGAGATAAGGGCACTCCTATCGTTCTCATCCAAGGCTATTTTGACAGCTACGCTGCCGAATAG